DNA sequence from the Pedobacter sp. W3I1 genome:
GTATTTTCTGTTTGTTTAACCTTTTTTAACAAATAACTAGAACGAAACTTAACAAAGATTAATAGCTTTGTGCATGATTTTAGAATTAAAGCTTTTTTAGTTTTAATCAAGATGGATAAAAAATGGGATCATTGGAATTGCTAAGAACATATTATTTGCAGTGGGAGATTTTAAATGCGTAGCCTAAGCATTGATATTGGAAATTCTGCTGTTAAGGTTGCGGTTTTTGCAAATCAGGAAATTGTTCATCATCAGCGTTTCAATAAAATTGGAATACTTGATCTGGCTCAATTGATTGAGAAGTTTTCGCCTGCGAAATCCATTATCAGCAGTGTTAGCCAGGAAATTGGACCATTAGAAGTATTTTTAAAAAAGCATACCGGGTATATCCGTTTTTCAACCATGTTGACGAATGGCGTACAAAACAGATATAAAACGCCGGTTACTTTAGGACTCGATAGGTGGGCTGCTATTTTGGGTGCAAATGGCTTACATCCAACAAATGCAAGTTTGGTGGTTGATGCAGGTACCTGTATTACTTACGATGTTTTAACGAGCTCGAAGGAATATTTTGGTGGAAGTATAAGCCCGGGCATTAAAATGCGTTTTAAGGCTGTGCACGAATTTACGGGCCGTTTGCCTTTGGTAGAGTGGGATGCAAATGAAGATATTGTAGAAGGTACGGATACACCATCGGCAATCAAAAACGGCGTTTTACAAGGAATAATAAACGAAATTGAAGGCTTTATTGCCCTAAATAATAAAAAAGAAAGTGCTCTGAAGGTAATTATAACGGGGGGTGATGCTAATTTTTTGTATAAACAATTACAAAACAGCATCTTTGCGCCTCAAATTATAAAAGATCCTTACTTAGTATTAAAAGGATTAAATGAAGCTATTGCAGATTAAAATGTACAAAAGAATAAATTATATTGCAGCCATACTCGTTCTAGTTTGTGGTTTAAGTGCGCAGGCACAGGTTACCACTTCATCACCATATTCAAGATATGGACTTGGAAATATAAAAGGATCTTTGTTGCCTCAGCTGAGAGCAATGGGTGGAATTTCTACCGCAGTAGGTAAAGTAACCGGGTTCAATTATATCAATATGCAAAACCCAGCATCTTATGCCGGAATAACTTTAACCACTATTGATGTGGGTATGAGCGCTGGTTTAACCAGTCTTTCGCGAAGCAATTTAAAGGAAACGAGTTTCAATTCTACTTTTAGTCATTTGGCATTCGCGGCTCCGGTTACCAGGAGATCGGCCCTGAGTTTTGGTATTTTACCTTACTCAGATCTAGGTTATTCTTACAGAAACACGACCAAAGTTGATACAACTACTTTAGATCAGCTTTATGAAGGCGAAGGTGGCTTATCAAAAGCTTACCTGGGGTACGGCTATCGTTTTGGGGATCATTTAAGAATTGGTGGTAACTTAGAATATATTTTTGGTAATCTCCAAACTACGCGTGCTACCGAATTTCAATCGGTAGGGGCTTATAACGCTAAACTTCAAAATAAAAACAGCGTTGGTGGTATAAATTATTCTTATGGCATCCAGTACGATTTTAACATCGGTAAAAAAACAATTATGACCCTGGGTTATTCTGGAAGTACATCCGGGAAAATAAATTCAACACAAACTTCTTTTGCTACGTTCTACACAAGAGATCAAAGTGGTAATGAAAACCCTGCAGCCGATACGTTAAATATCGCGAATAACGGAAAATCTAATCTTACCCTACCGTTAACGCATAATCTTGGGATCTCTATCCAGCAAAATGATAAGTGGATGATTGGTGCCGATTTTAGAATGGGTAAATGGTCTGCAACCAGTATCAATAATGTAAACCAGGGCCTGCAAGATAGCTGGGGCGCTTCATTGGGTGGCCAGTGGACGCCAGATGCATTTTCTTACAACAGTTATATGAAACGTGTAGACTATCGCATTGGTTTTAATTACGATAAAACTTATATCAAGATCGGTAATCAGGATATCAAACAAATGGGTGCATCGTTAGGTTTTGGCTTCCCGCTACCTACTGCTAATGGCGGTACTGCATTTTATAAAATCAATTTTACAACAGAAGTTGGACAAAGAGGAACATTAACCAATAATCTGGTTAAAGAGCAGTATATTAATTTCCACTTAGGTTTTACCCTGAACGATACCTGGTTTCGTAAGTATCGTGTAGACTAATGAATTGGAGAGCATTTTTATATGGTCTGTTCCTGGTGTTGCCTTTTTTTCTGGCTTCCTGTGGAGACGACGATCTAAAAAATGCCAATTCAGTGTCACCAAATAAAGTAATCTTAAGCAGAGACCGTACCATTGGTGTGGATATTACTTATAGCGATTCGGCCAGAATTAAGGCTAAAGGTTATGCGCCGATAATGGATAAGGTTACCCCTACCAACGGAAGCGCTTATCAGGAAATGATTAAGGGTGTAAATATCGATTTCTATAATCCGAACGGAACCATTGATGGGAACCTGGTTTGCGATTATGCCATTAGGAAAGACAATGAGCTTAAGACCGAATTCAGGAAAAACGTAGTGGTGAAAAACAGTAAGGGTGATACCTTTTCCTCACAAGAATTAATTTGGGATGAATCGAAGAAGATTTTTTATTCCAATCAGCGGGTATATGTGAAAGGTGTAGATGGTAGTATTGGCGAAGGTATTAACTTTAAAGCCCCACAAGATTTTAGCACTTATGAAATGGATAGTGGAAACGGTGAATTGAATATGAAGGAAGGTGTGGCGCCTTAACCTAATGAGTGAATGATAGAATTTTGAATGAGTGAATGTTAAGTGGACTTACTTTTTTGCTATCATTCAGTCATTCAAGCAATCAATAATTCCCTCATTCTCTCATTCAATCAATCTCTCAATCAATCATTAAAATAGGGCTTCTATTGCCTTAAAAATTAAACACTTAATAAATAAAATTTTGTGTTTTCTTTTTTGAGGCAAATTTGTATCTTGCGCCCTCTTAAAAAAGAACTAAATAAATTTATAATTACAATATGGGATTAATGACATTTTTGCGTAACCGTGCGGGCTACATCCTGGTCTTCGCAATCGGTTTTGCAATTGTTGCATTTTTAGTAGGTGATGCAATTAACGTGGGTAAACCTTTTTGGGCAGCAGATCAAAAAGTTGTAGGATCAATTGATGGTAAGGATATCAGTATTGATGAATTCGGACCAAAGGTTGATCAGGGTGTAAACCAGATGAAACAACAATATGGCGGTAGTGCAAATGCACAGATGACCGCTATGGCTGTAGATCAGGCATGGAATGCAGAGTTGGCAAAAGTTTTGTTAACTAAAGAATATGATCGTTTAGGTTTAACCGTTTCTGAAGATGAATTGTTAGATTTATTACAAGGTCAAAACCCTAGCCCCCTGATTAAACAATATTTCTCTAACCCACAAACAGGACAGTTAGACCGTGCTACCTTGATGAACTTTCTAAAATCGAAAGAACCTCAGGCTTTGCAGCAATCTACTATGTTACAGGAAGAAATTAAAAACCAGGCCTTGCAGACCAAATATTCTAACTTAATCCGTAATTCGGTTTATGTAACTTCTTTAGAAGCTACAGATGAGTATACCAACCGCAATAAACTGGCTAATTTTAAATACGTAAGTTTAGATTATACTTCTATTCCTGATGCTGCTGTTAAATTAACAGACAACGACTACTCAGAATATTATGAGCAGAACAAAGCACGTTTCAACAATCCACAAGAAACACGTGCTTTCGAATACGTTACTTTCAGTATCAGCCCAACCAAAGCAGATTCATTGGCAATCAAAGCTCAGGTAGATAAAATTGCTGCTGATTTCCAGGTAGCTAAAAACGATTCACTTTTCGCAGCAATTAATTCAGACGTAAAAGTTCCCTTTACTTATATCACAAAAGGTAAACTTGATCCAGCGGTTGATTCGGCAGTGTTTGCTTTACCGGCAGGCAGTTTTTATGGTCCTAAATTAACAGGTAACTCCTACAAAATTATAAAGGTAGTTTCTACCCGGATTTCTCCTGATTCAGTAAAAGCAAGTCACATCTTAATCGATCCGGCTAAAGTGGGTGGCGAAGATAAAGCACTTAAGTTGGCTGATTCATTAAAAGCATTAATTTTAAAGGGCGCTAACTTTGCAGAACTGGCTAAAAACTACAGCGTAGATGGTTCGAAAGATAAAGGCGGTGAAATGCCGGCTTTTGCCCGTGGTGCGATGGTACCTGAGTTTGAGAATGCAGCCTTTGATGGTAAAACAGGAGATCTTAAAGTAGTAAAATCTCAGTTTGGATACCATGTGCTTAAAATTGAAAAACAGATCGGTTCATCTAAAGTAGCTAAATTAGCTTACGTAGAAAAAGCATTAAATGCGAGTAGCAAAACCCAGGCAGCTGCTTACAAAGCCGCAAGTAATTTCTTAACCGAAGTAAAAGGTAACGATTTTAGCAAATTTGCAGCACAAAAAGGATTAAAAGTTGCTGTTGCTGATAAGGTTGCCGCTACACAAGGATTTGCAGCTGGATTAGATAATCCACGTAAATTAATCCAGGACGCTTACGCAACAGATAAAGGTGATGTATTACCTGAAATTTATACAATGAGCAATGCTTATGTTGTGGCCCGTTTAACTACCATCAGTCCGAAAGGTGTTTTATCATTAGCCGATGTGAAGAAAGAAATCGAGCCAATGGTAATCAACGCGGTTAAAGCAAAACAGCTGAAAGAAAAATTAGCTAAGGCAGGTAAAGGAAGTTTGGAGCAGGTTGCTGCTAAAGTTGCACGTCCGGTTAATCCTGTACAGAATGTCGTATTTGCCAATCCGGTAATCCCGGGTGTAGCACAGGAAAATGCTTTAGTAGGAAGCGTTTTCGGTTCACAGCCAGGTAAAGTGTCTGCTCCTGTTCAGGGCGAACGTGGTGTTTATGTGTTTTCAGTTGATGGATTTACTAATCCTGCGCCAATTGCCAACATGTTCAAACAGAAAGAAAGCATGATGTTAAGTTTAGGACAGCGTTCGTTAGGATCGGCTTTCCAGGCTTTACAAGAAAATGCAAAGATAAAAGACAATCGCGTGAAATTCTATTAAATAGAAATTCCGTAATTTTGTAACCGTTCCGATGATTAGTCGGAACGGTTTTTTTTATTTAAGGCCATGGAAATTCAGGAAAACATTATTAATAAAGTAGCGAACAGCGGTTTAATAACCTTAAATCTGGAAGATTTTTATCATAAAGGCGAAAGGGTAGTTTATGATATTGTAGATAATCTGTTTCATGGTTTAATGTTAAGGGAAAAGGATTTTAGGGAGTTTATCAAAAATCACGATTGGACACAATACCAGGATAAGAATGTAGCCATTATCTGTTCGGCCGATGCCATTGTGCCTACCTGGGCATATATGCTGCTGGCCAACAGGCTAAAGCCATATGCTAATGAAGTGGTATTTGGCGACTTAAACACATTGGAGGCTGTTTTATTTACCAAGGCATTGGCTAAAATTAATCCGCAGGATTATGCCAACGAGCGTGTGGTGGTAAAAGGATGTGGAGATATCGAAGTTCCGGTTTCAGCCTATGTTGAGGTAACCAACCTGCTAACCCCGGTAGTGAAAAGCATTATGTTTGGCGAGCCCTGCTCTACAGTTCCTGTATATAAAAGAAAAGATTAAATTTTGGATTGCTTTTTGTATATCTTCATGGGAGAAAGAATTTGACCAGGTTAATAATGGTTCTTTCAAGATTCGGCTGTCGTCATCCTGAATTTATTTCAGGATCTATGCTGTTAATCAACACACACAAATGCGTACAAAAGCAATGAAGAAATTATTTTTAACGGTCGCGGCTGGCTTATGCAGTCTTTTCACAATGGCTCAGGAACTTCCTTTGAAGAAAGAATCTGTATTTCAGGAAGGTGAGGTGTTACAATATAAATTAAGATACGGGTTTATCACCGCGGCAGAGGCTACAATTAAGGTCACTAATTCTGATTTAAAGTTTGATAACAGGCCTACCTATAAACTTACCGTTGATGCGCAGACCTCTGGAACCTTTGATGTTTTTTACAAGATAAGAGATCATTACGATTCTTATATCGATAAAACCAGCCTCTTGCCGTACTTCTACCAGGAGAATATAAGAGAGGCCAGTTACAGGCGCCAGGATAAAGCGCGTTTTACGCAAAGTGCTAAAAAAGTAGTTTCGAACAGGGGAACTTTTACCACACCAACCGATCAGACTTTTGATCTGGTTTCGGCCTATTACTTTGCCCGAAGCCTTGACATTGGTAAAATCAAAGTTGGCGATAAGTTTAAACTGAACTATTTTTTAGGAGATGAAATTTCTGCTTTAGAGGTTGAATATGTGGGTAAAGAAACCATTAAAAGTAAATTAGGGAATATCCGTTGTTTAAAATTTAGCCCATCGATAAAACCGGGAAGGATCTTTAAAAAAGATAGCCGGTTATACCTTTGGGTAACTGACGATGGAAACCGCGTACCGATAAAGGCTCAGGTAGAGATATTAGTTGGCGCGGTAACCATGGAATTAAAATCGGCCAATGGGCTGAAATATGCTTTAGCAAAAGAATAATGATGATAGAAGTTGAACAGGTGCTGGTGCACGAAGATGTATTGAAAGAGAACTTTGTTTGTAATTTAAGCAAATGTAAAGGGATCTGTTGTGTAGAAGGTGATTCGGGTGCACCATTGGATAATGAAGAAAAAGCTATTTTAGAAGAGATCTATCCAAAAATTAAACACCTGTTAAATGAAAAAGGCATTAAAGCCATTGAAGAGCAAGGGGTTTATGTAGTGGATGAAGATGGCGATTTAACCACCCCCTGTGTAGATAAAAATAAAGAATGCGCTTATGTGCTTTTCGAAGGTGGTATTACCAAATGTGCCATTGAAAAAGCTTATGAGCAGGGTATTGTAGACTGGCAGAAACCGATCTCCTGTCACCTCTATCCCATCCGGATAACTAAATATCCGGAATTCGAAGTGTTAAATTATGACCGCTGGCACATCTGCCACGATGCCTGTACTTTTGGTCGTGAGCTTAAGGTGCCGGTATACAGTTTTTTAAAGGGACCGCTTATCCGCAAATACGGAGAAGACTGGTATAAAGAACTGGAAAGTTCGGTGGCGGCAATGTAGGTTTTCTTCTGTATTGGTAAGTTTGAGTGATGGTAAAAGTTGATTATATGCTAATTACGTTTTATCATACTTAGGCTAAGTATCAATTTGAGCATATACTTCATTGGATTTTTACTTATAGCCTTCTTTTGAAACTTTATGCTCCTATTAAACTTAAGTAATAAGGATCTCTTGAAACTAATTTTCAATTTATAAGTTTATAGTTTAACTTTGTATTTCTAACTGAATATTTTATGAGCAATATCTCTGATCCGAAACTGGTGAAAAAAGGTGACAGGATGGACAATGAGCATAATAACCTTGATGAATCTTACACTCCTGTTTCAAAACACAAATTTGAAGGGTGGCCCATCTTGTGGATCTTAATTGCGATATTTTTGATTTCTGCAATTTTATGGTATACAGGAGCTGCGCCCTACTTAATTAAGTGGATCGCCAACAAATAAAGAAGTATTCCAAAAATACTGAGGCTAAATTTTAGCCATATGGATCATTGCCTTTCTCTGAAAAGGTCAAATGCATTAAAGGGAGACGTTAATTTTGATGAAGTAGAAAAAACTGGTTAAAATTTTTCGTCATCGCTGGGAATCTGCTCAGCGGAGAAATAGCAGTACAACATTGTTCCAAAAGAAATAATATAGAATGCCGCGGTAATTAAAAGGAATGTGCTCATATCAAATAGTTATTTGGTTAGTGTAATTATAACGTTAAGTTATCTTAAATTATATAAGGCAGTATATTTATTTTCTATTAATTATTAACATAGTTTATTTTAATGTTGAAAACTAAATAAATAGTTTGTGGTTTGTAATTACACTCCTCGTTTTATAATTAGCAATGCAATTAAAAACAGCAATATCTACTGTTCAAATAAGATAATCGACTAAAACTTAGAAAAATAAATAAAACGCCAAGCAATATCGTTCTGAATTCGCCTTTTAAGATTCGATATTTAGCCACTCAGATGTTAAGAATGTCAAAATTAAGTTGTTTTTTGCCTGAATCTAACTTACTTTAGCGGAATTGAAAATCATTTAATAACTGTGAAAAAAATCTTAATCACTGGTGGTGCGGGCTTTATTGGCTCTCATGTAGTCCGCCGTTTTGTAAATAATTATCCCGGGTACGAGATCGTCAATTTAGATAAACTTACCTATGCTGGTAATCTGGCTAACTTAACCGATATTGAAAATAAGCCAAATTACAGATTTGTAAAGGAAGACATCACAGATGCTACTGCAATGTTTGATCTGTTTAAGGCAGAAAATTTTGATGCAGTGATTCATTTGGCAGCAGAAAGTCATGTAGATCGTTCTATTTCTGACCCAACCGCTTTTGTGATTACCAATGTTATCGGCACGGTGAATTTATTAAATGCTGCCCGCGAATACTGGAAAGGTGATTATCATAAAAAACGTTTCTACCATGTAAGTACCGATGAGGTATATGGTGCTTTGGGTGAAACAGGGATGTTTACCGAAACTACAGCCTACGATCCACATAGCCCCTATTCGGCATCAAAAGCGAGTTCTGATCATTTTGTGAGGGCCTATCATGATACCTATGGTATGGACTGTGTAATTTCGAATTGCTCTAATAATTATGGTTCTCATCATTTCCCTGAGAAACTGATTCCACTGGCGATAAATAATATTAAAAATAACAAACTGGTACCAGTGTATGGTAAAGGTGAAAATGTACGCGATTGGTTATGGGTTGAAGACCATGCCAGGGCAATTGACGTGATTTTCCATAACTCGAAAACAGGTGATACCTATAATATCGGTGGCCATAACGAATTGAAAAATATTGACCTGATTAATTTGCTTTGCACCATTATGGATCAGAAACTGGGCCGCGAAGCCGGGGAATCGGCCAAACTGATTACCTATGTAACCGACCGTGCAGGGCATGATTTACGTTATGCCATAGATTCAAGTAAACTGCAAAATCAATTGGACTGGGTACCAAGCTTACAATTTGAAGAAGGCTTGGCCAAAACAGTAGATTGGTATTTACAAAACGAAGACTGGTTAAACAATGTAACCTCTGGTAATTATCAATCTTATTACGAACAGCAGTACAACAATAAATAATGGAAATCGAGCAAACAGGATTAAAAGACTGTCTGATTATTAAACCAAGGATATTTGAAGATCCAAGAGGCTATTTTTTCGAAAGCTTCAACAGAAATACTTTCGAAGAGAAAACAGGTATGCCGGGCAATTTTGTTCAAGATAACCAGTCGTTTTCTTCCTATGGTGTAATTAGGGGGCTACATGCTCAAGCCGGAGAATTTGCGCAGGCTAAATTAGTAAGTGTGATTAGAGGCGAAGTTTTGGATGTTGCAATAGACGCCCGCCCCGGTTCGCAAACTTATGGAAAACATTTTTCTATTAAACTCAATGCTAAGAACAAATTACAAGTATATATTCCGAGAGGATTTGTACATGGTTTTTCGGTATTGAGTGAAACCGCAGAATTTTTATATAAATGCGATAATTTTTTTAACAAGGCCTCAGAAATCGGCGTAATTTATAACGATTCGGATTTAAATATTGATTGGTTAATTCCTGAAGAGCATCAGGCTGTTTCTGATAAAGACCTGCTTTTAAAACCCTTTTCAGCGTTACACCATATATGAGTAAAATATTAGTAATTGGCGCTGGCGGGCAATTGGGCCAATGTTTAAAAACAGTAGCTGAACGCAGGGGGATTAACGATA
Encoded proteins:
- a CDS encoding DUF2480 family protein, producing the protein MEIQENIINKVANSGLITLNLEDFYHKGERVVYDIVDNLFHGLMLREKDFREFIKNHDWTQYQDKNVAIICSADAIVPTWAYMLLANRLKPYANEVVFGDLNTLEAVLFTKALAKINPQDYANERVVVKGCGDIEVPVSAYVEVTNLLTPVVKSIMFGEPCSTVPVYKRKD
- a CDS encoding type III pantothenate kinase, producing the protein MRSLSIDIGNSAVKVAVFANQEIVHHQRFNKIGILDLAQLIEKFSPAKSIISSVSQEIGPLEVFLKKHTGYIRFSTMLTNGVQNRYKTPVTLGLDRWAAILGANGLHPTNASLVVDAGTCITYDVLTSSKEYFGGSISPGIKMRFKAVHEFTGRLPLVEWDANEDIVEGTDTPSAIKNGVLQGIINEIEGFIALNNKKESALKVIITGGDANFLYKQLQNSIFAPQIIKDPYLVLKGLNEAIAD
- a CDS encoding SurA N-terminal domain-containing protein, which translates into the protein MGLMTFLRNRAGYILVFAIGFAIVAFLVGDAINVGKPFWAADQKVVGSIDGKDISIDEFGPKVDQGVNQMKQQYGGSANAQMTAMAVDQAWNAELAKVLLTKEYDRLGLTVSEDELLDLLQGQNPSPLIKQYFSNPQTGQLDRATLMNFLKSKEPQALQQSTMLQEEIKNQALQTKYSNLIRNSVYVTSLEATDEYTNRNKLANFKYVSLDYTSIPDAAVKLTDNDYSEYYEQNKARFNNPQETRAFEYVTFSISPTKADSLAIKAQVDKIAADFQVAKNDSLFAAINSDVKVPFTYITKGKLDPAVDSAVFALPAGSFYGPKLTGNSYKIIKVVSTRISPDSVKASHILIDPAKVGGEDKALKLADSLKALILKGANFAELAKNYSVDGSKDKGGEMPAFARGAMVPEFENAAFDGKTGDLKVVKSQFGYHVLKIEKQIGSSKVAKLAYVEKALNASSKTQAAAYKAASNFLTEVKGNDFSKFAAQKGLKVAVADKVAATQGFAAGLDNPRKLIQDAYATDKGDVLPEIYTMSNAYVVARLTTISPKGVLSLADVKKEIEPMVINAVKAKQLKEKLAKAGKGSLEQVAAKVARPVNPVQNVVFANPVIPGVAQENALVGSVFGSQPGKVSAPVQGERGVYVFSVDGFTNPAPIANMFKQKESMMLSLGQRSLGSAFQALQENAKIKDNRVKFY
- the rfbC gene encoding dTDP-4-dehydrorhamnose 3,5-epimerase, which gives rise to MEIEQTGLKDCLIIKPRIFEDPRGYFFESFNRNTFEEKTGMPGNFVQDNQSFSSYGVIRGLHAQAGEFAQAKLVSVIRGEVLDVAIDARPGSQTYGKHFSIKLNAKNKLQVYIPRGFVHGFSVLSETAEFLYKCDNFFNKASEIGVIYNDSDLNIDWLIPEEHQAVSDKDLLLKPFSALHHI
- a CDS encoding DUF3109 family protein, with protein sequence MIEVEQVLVHEDVLKENFVCNLSKCKGICCVEGDSGAPLDNEEKAILEEIYPKIKHLLNEKGIKAIEEQGVYVVDEDGDLTTPCVDKNKECAYVLFEGGITKCAIEKAYEQGIVDWQKPISCHLYPIRITKYPEFEVLNYDRWHICHDACTFGRELKVPVYSFLKGPLIRKYGEDWYKELESSVAAM
- a CDS encoding DUF3108 domain-containing protein, with product MKKLFLTVAAGLCSLFTMAQELPLKKESVFQEGEVLQYKLRYGFITAAEATIKVTNSDLKFDNRPTYKLTVDAQTSGTFDVFYKIRDHYDSYIDKTSLLPYFYQENIREASYRRQDKARFTQSAKKVVSNRGTFTTPTDQTFDLVSAYYFARSLDIGKIKVGDKFKLNYFLGDEISALEVEYVGKETIKSKLGNIRCLKFSPSIKPGRIFKKDSRLYLWVTDDGNRVPIKAQVEILVGAVTMELKSANGLKYALAKE
- a CDS encoding OmpP1/FadL family transporter, with the translated sequence MYKRINYIAAILVLVCGLSAQAQVTTSSPYSRYGLGNIKGSLLPQLRAMGGISTAVGKVTGFNYINMQNPASYAGITLTTIDVGMSAGLTSLSRSNLKETSFNSTFSHLAFAAPVTRRSALSFGILPYSDLGYSYRNTTKVDTTTLDQLYEGEGGLSKAYLGYGYRFGDHLRIGGNLEYIFGNLQTTRATEFQSVGAYNAKLQNKNSVGGINYSYGIQYDFNIGKKTIMTLGYSGSTSGKINSTQTSFATFYTRDQSGNENPAADTLNIANNGKSNLTLPLTHNLGISIQQNDKWMIGADFRMGKWSATSINNVNQGLQDSWGASLGGQWTPDAFSYNSYMKRVDYRIGFNYDKTYIKIGNQDIKQMGASLGFGFPLPTANGGTAFYKINFTTEVGQRGTLTNNLVKEQYINFHLGFTLNDTWFRKYRVD
- the rfbB gene encoding dTDP-glucose 4,6-dehydratase, with the translated sequence MKKILITGGAGFIGSHVVRRFVNNYPGYEIVNLDKLTYAGNLANLTDIENKPNYRFVKEDITDATAMFDLFKAENFDAVIHLAAESHVDRSISDPTAFVITNVIGTVNLLNAAREYWKGDYHKKRFYHVSTDEVYGALGETGMFTETTAYDPHSPYSASKASSDHFVRAYHDTYGMDCVISNCSNNYGSHHFPEKLIPLAINNIKNNKLVPVYGKGENVRDWLWVEDHARAIDVIFHNSKTGDTYNIGGHNELKNIDLINLLCTIMDQKLGREAGESAKLITYVTDRAGHDLRYAIDSSKLQNQLDWVPSLQFEEGLAKTVDWYLQNEDWLNNVTSGNYQSYYEQQYNNK